Proteins co-encoded in one Cupriavidus metallidurans CH34 genomic window:
- a CDS encoding peptide chain release factor 3, translating into MSSLVSEIARRRTFAIISHPDAGKTTLTEKLLWFGGAIQVAGEVRARKADRHATSDWMELEKQRGISVTSSVMQFPYQARPELPENIVNLLDTPGHEDFSEDTYRTLTAVDSAVMVIDSVNGVEAQTIKLLNVCRLRATPILTFINKLDREGRSPIELLDEIEDVLQIQCAPMTWPIGMGKAFRGVYHLIDDKVQLFDPKGEKGTAAIIDGIDNPELDRLLGSQAEELRIEVELVRGASHTFDKEAFLAGKQSPVYFGSAINNFGVQSLLDALCELSPPPLARQTESRTVEPEEAKFTGFVFKIQANMDPRHRDRIAFVRVCSGRFDRGMKLLHVSQGKTVAINNAITFMAQDRNTTEEAFAGDIIGVPNHGTIRLGDVFTEGEPLRFTGIPSFAPEFFRRARLNNPLKVKQLQKGLQQLAEEGATQMFRPLASNDLVLGAVGMLQFDVVAHRLEHEYGVDAIFESHECATARWLKGDPAEIEKLIDKAGHNVALDGAGDHVYLAPSMVNLRLTQERFPNIRFLETREIV; encoded by the coding sequence GTGAGTTCGCTCGTTTCCGAAATTGCGCGTCGGCGCACATTTGCCATCATCTCCCACCCGGACGCGGGTAAGACCACACTGACCGAGAAGCTGCTCTGGTTCGGCGGCGCAATTCAGGTGGCCGGCGAGGTGCGCGCGCGCAAGGCCGATCGCCATGCCACCTCGGACTGGATGGAGCTGGAGAAGCAGCGCGGCATCTCGGTGACGTCGTCGGTGATGCAGTTCCCGTATCAGGCGCGTCCGGAGTTGCCCGAGAACATCGTGAACCTGCTCGACACGCCGGGCCACGAGGACTTCTCCGAAGACACCTACCGCACGCTGACCGCCGTGGATTCGGCCGTGATGGTGATCGACTCGGTCAACGGCGTGGAAGCGCAGACGATCAAGTTGCTCAACGTCTGCCGTTTGCGCGCCACGCCGATCCTCACGTTCATCAACAAGCTGGACCGAGAAGGCCGCTCGCCGATCGAACTGCTCGATGAAATCGAGGACGTGCTCCAGATTCAGTGCGCGCCGATGACCTGGCCGATCGGCATGGGCAAGGCGTTCCGTGGCGTGTATCACCTGATCGACGACAAGGTGCAGCTGTTCGACCCCAAGGGCGAGAAGGGCACGGCGGCGATCATCGACGGCATCGACAACCCGGAACTCGACCGTCTCCTGGGCTCGCAGGCCGAGGAGCTCCGCATCGAGGTGGAACTGGTGCGCGGCGCGTCGCACACGTTCGACAAGGAAGCGTTCCTGGCCGGCAAGCAGTCGCCGGTCTACTTCGGCTCGGCCATCAACAACTTCGGTGTGCAGTCGCTGCTCGACGCGCTGTGCGAGCTGTCGCCCCCGCCGCTGGCGCGCCAGACCGAAAGCCGCACCGTGGAGCCCGAGGAGGCCAAGTTCACCGGCTTCGTATTCAAGATCCAGGCGAACATGGACCCGCGTCACCGCGACCGCATTGCGTTCGTGCGCGTCTGCTCGGGCCGCTTCGATCGCGGCATGAAGCTGCTGCACGTGTCGCAGGGCAAGACTGTCGCGATCAACAACGCCATCACCTTCATGGCGCAGGACCGTAACACGACTGAGGAAGCCTTCGCGGGCGACATCATCGGCGTGCCGAACCACGGCACGATCCGTCTCGGCGACGTGTTCACGGAAGGCGAGCCGCTGCGCTTCACGGGCATCCCGTCGTTCGCGCCCGAGTTCTTCCGCCGCGCGCGACTGAACAACCCGCTCAAGGTCAAGCAGCTGCAGAAGGGTTTGCAGCAGCTTGCCGAAGAAGGCGCGACGCAGATGTTCCGTCCGCTGGCTTCGAACGATCTGGTGTTGGGCGCGGTCGGCATGCTGCAGTTCGATGTGGTGGCGCACCGCCTGGAGCACGAGTACGGTGTGGACGCGATCTTTGAATCGCACGAATGCGCCACGGCCCGCTGGCTGAAGGGCGATCCGGCCGAAATCGAGAAGCTGATCGACAAGGCCGGGCACAACGTGGCGCTCGATGGTGCGGGCGACCATGTCTACCTGGCCCCAAGCATGGTCAACCTGCGTCTGACGCAGGAGCGCTTCCCGAATATCCGGTTCCTGGAAACGCGCGAGATCGTCTGA
- a CDS encoding TonB-dependent receptor family protein — translation MLPAFRLTLCATGVALLALPLSSRSQTAPTATPANETTLNTMTVVGNWLEAPSEEKVLEHPGARTIVDRKAIVETGANNVRDVLKRVPGVQVQDNNGTGGSDISLNVGVRGLTSRLSPRSTILMDGVPVAAAPYGQPQLSMAPTSLGNLAAVDVVRGAGSVRYGPQNVGGIINFVTRPIPRTFAADASVSTDIYSHGSNIKANPTAFIGGTNDNGLGGALLYSGVHGNGYRESNDNVDIDDLMLKGAYRISKTDELSAAFHYYEAHAGMPGGLTPEQFAANPFQSTRPYDDFTGRRTDFSLKYAHNDNNRKFEVLTYYTDSFRGSTLERQNGGRMLLTKSPRGYHVFAIEPRYSQLFRTGSVSNEVSVGYRYLREASSERTTRTAFYTPGSVYAPNLPGNLYQSSDGSTTANAIYIDDTINWGKWTITPGLRYEFIRSNITDNMIGKRTDNSANEPLPSVSVMYHVTDNWTAFANAGVSFGPVQYSQINRTTNGLTPEKAKTYEIGTHFHDVNGWGGELTLFNINFDDELQLRAGRNGLQDAWTNLGATKHRGMESGLRFDFGSLTKKLAGLTAYATYTFTDATYQQGAFAGRDLPFYSRHVATLGMRYVRNRWAFNVDGFAQSKQHSSGDPAKNNPMYQTQQSADGTLGDIPGYALLNMRMGYDFGKAAQNLKLAVGIKNLFDRRYFTRSVDNNRGMYVGMPRTFYIQASLAY, via the coding sequence GTGCTGCCAGCTTTTCGCCTGACCCTTTGCGCCACCGGCGTCGCCCTACTCGCCCTTCCTCTCTCCTCCCGCTCCCAGACCGCACCGACCGCCACCCCGGCCAATGAGACCACGCTCAACACCATGACCGTGGTGGGCAACTGGCTCGAGGCCCCCAGCGAGGAAAAGGTGTTGGAGCATCCCGGTGCACGGACCATCGTCGACCGGAAGGCCATTGTCGAGACGGGCGCCAATAACGTGCGCGACGTGCTGAAACGCGTGCCCGGCGTGCAAGTGCAGGACAACAATGGCACAGGCGGCAGCGATATCTCGCTAAACGTGGGCGTGCGCGGGCTGACCTCGCGGCTCTCCCCCCGTTCGACGATCCTGATGGATGGCGTGCCTGTGGCCGCAGCGCCTTATGGACAGCCACAACTGTCAATGGCTCCTACGTCGCTGGGCAACCTCGCGGCAGTCGACGTGGTGCGTGGCGCGGGTTCAGTGCGATACGGCCCGCAGAACGTGGGCGGCATCATCAACTTCGTGACGCGCCCGATCCCCAGAACCTTCGCGGCTGACGCGTCGGTCTCCACCGACATCTACAGCCACGGCAGCAACATCAAGGCCAACCCCACGGCCTTCATCGGCGGCACCAACGACAACGGTCTCGGTGGCGCCCTGCTCTACTCGGGCGTGCATGGCAATGGCTACCGCGAGAGCAATGACAACGTCGATATCGACGACCTGATGCTCAAGGGCGCCTACCGGATCTCCAAGACCGACGAGCTCTCGGCCGCCTTCCACTACTACGAAGCGCACGCCGGAATGCCGGGGGGCCTCACGCCGGAGCAATTCGCGGCTAACCCGTTCCAGTCCACGCGCCCGTATGACGATTTCACAGGCCGCCGTACGGACTTCTCGCTCAAGTACGCGCACAACGACAACAACCGCAAGTTCGAAGTCCTGACGTACTACACCGACAGCTTTCGCGGCAGCACACTCGAGCGGCAAAACGGCGGCCGGATGCTGCTGACCAAATCGCCGCGCGGCTATCACGTGTTCGCGATCGAGCCGCGCTACTCGCAGCTGTTCCGCACCGGCAGCGTCAGCAACGAGGTTAGCGTCGGCTATCGCTATTTGCGCGAGGCCAGTTCCGAACGGACAACACGCACGGCCTTCTACACGCCGGGCAGCGTGTACGCGCCCAACCTGCCTGGCAACCTGTACCAGTCCAGCGACGGCAGCACCACGGCCAACGCGATCTACATCGACGACACCATCAACTGGGGCAAGTGGACGATCACGCCGGGCCTGCGCTACGAGTTCATCCGCTCGAACATCACGGACAACATGATCGGCAAGCGAACCGACAACTCGGCGAACGAGCCGCTGCCGTCGGTCTCGGTGATGTACCACGTCACCGACAACTGGACCGCCTTCGCCAATGCGGGCGTTTCGTTCGGGCCCGTCCAGTACTCGCAGATCAACCGCACCACTAACGGTCTGACGCCCGAGAAGGCGAAGACCTATGAAATCGGCACGCACTTTCATGACGTGAACGGCTGGGGCGGTGAGTTGACGCTGTTCAACATCAACTTCGATGACGAACTGCAGCTGCGCGCCGGCCGGAACGGCTTGCAGGATGCGTGGACGAACCTTGGCGCGACGAAGCACCGCGGTATGGAATCGGGCCTGCGCTTCGACTTCGGCTCGCTGACGAAAAAGCTGGCCGGCCTGACCGCCTACGCCACGTACACGTTCACGGACGCCACCTACCAGCAAGGCGCGTTCGCTGGCCGCGACCTGCCCTTCTATTCGCGCCACGTGGCCACGCTGGGGATGCGATACGTGCGCAACCGCTGGGCTTTCAATGTGGACGGCTTCGCGCAGTCGAAGCAACACTCGTCAGGCGACCCGGCCAAAAACAACCCCATGTACCAGACGCAGCAATCGGCGGATGGCACGCTCGGCGACATTCCCGGCTATGCGCTGCTGAACATGCGCATGGGCTACGACTTCGGCAAGGCCGCGCAGAACCTGAAGCTGGCAGTCGGCATCAAGAACCTGTTCGATCGCCGCTACTTCACGCGTTCTGTCGACAACAACCGTGGCATGTACGTCGGCATGCCGCGCACGTTCTATATCCAGGCATCGCTGGCGTACTGA